A single window of Phyllostomus discolor isolate MPI-MPIP mPhyDis1 chromosome 13, mPhyDis1.pri.v3, whole genome shotgun sequence DNA harbors:
- the SELENOM gene encoding selenoprotein M — translation MRFPLPPLLLLLAALASATTTFRPDWNRLHGLARARVETCGGUQLNRLKEVKAFVTQDIPLYHNLVMKHLPGADPELVLLGHRSEELERIPLSEMTREEINALVQELGFYRKAAPDDPVPPEYLQAPARPAEGSPDRADL, via the exons ATGCGTTTCCCGCTGCCTCCGCTGCTGCTGCTTCTCGCGGCACTCGCTTCCGCCACCACAACCTTCCGACCCGACTGGAACCGTCTGCACGGCCTTGCCCGAGCCCGGGTAGAG ACCTGTGGAGGATGACAGCTGAATCGCCTGAAGGAG GTGAAGGCCTTTGTCACCCAGGACATCCCACTCTA TCACAACCTCGTAATGAAACACCTCCCGGGGGCGGACCCAGAGCTGGTGCTGCTGGGCCACCGCTCGGAGGAGCTGGAG CGAATCCCGCTCAGCGAAATGACCCGCGAGGAGATCAACGCTCTGGTGCAGGAGCTCGGCTTCTACCGCAAGGCAGCGCCCGACGACCCTGTGCCCCCCGAGTACCTGCAGGCGCCTGCTAGGCCTGCTGAAGGCTCTCCGGACCGCGCTGACCTGTAG